The proteins below are encoded in one region of Thunnus maccoyii chromosome 24, fThuMac1.1, whole genome shotgun sequence:
- the LOC121891810 gene encoding uncharacterized protein LOC121891810, which produces MTHPTDDIINPQPESGRALHIQESGDAGLSSNMRHKFSDKSALPIEIKVSSVIPIPTSELREIFESPEMVGKIRQHPSVFGPVDVLSMMRHTEPEAYPAAAEGDFLKLSTLVQKSNFPPQATPQALTVSTLPGTTAITDAEEVVGGEQSCTSKMDTEGNQAKPKGSPLVPREGRNRNRRRKRAATKKWKWCLLGWMTFINIRACGGNAGAQPAADQKSVKCFSCMDKDTCPKLVNIYETADTHLYHRRLNQSFPGCSGIPAPSSKSCAVCYVESSIAIICSGDVGRLEVEDSDGEHIVNTPAVSCSIMENSPIESKQKQQTSDLSLLTVLIGGCVLFVQ; this is translated from the exons ATGACCCACCCAACAGATGATATTATCAATCCTCAGCCAGAGA GTGGCCGTGCCCTGCACATTCAGGAGAGTGG TGATGCTGGCCTCTCCTCCAACATGAGGCACAAGTTCAGTGATAAAAGTGCTTTGCCCATAGAGATTAAAGTCAGCTCTGTGATACCGATTCCGACAAGCGAACTACGGGAAATCTTTGAGAGCCCTGAGATGGTTGGAAAGATTAGGCAACACCCATCAGTGTTTGGGCCTGTAGATGTCCTGTCCATGATGCGCCACACAGAGCCTGAGGCATACCCTGCAGCTGCTGAAGGGGACTTCTTAAAACTGTCCACTCTGGTTCAAAAAAGCAACTTTCCACCACAAGCCACACCCCAAGCCCTGACTGTCAGCACTTTACCCGGAACAACAGCCATTACAGATGCTGAGGAGGTGGTgggaggagagcagagctgcaCCAGCAAGATGGACACCGAGGGAAACCAAGCAAAACCAAAAGGCTCACCATTGGTTCCTAGAGAAGGGAGAAATAGGAACCGTCGCAGAAAAAGAGCAGCCACGAAGAAAtggaaat gGTGCCTTCTAGGTTGGATGACATTCATAAATATTCGTGCCTGTGGGGGCAATGCTG GTGCTCAACCTGCAGCAGACCAGAAGT CAGTCAAGTGTTTTTCCTGCATGGACAAGGATACATGTCCAAAGTTGGTGAACATATATGAAACTGCTGACACTCATCTGTACCACAGACGCCTAAACCAGTCATTTCCAGGATGCTCTGGAATCCCTGCACCTTCTTCTAAGAGTTGTGCTGTGTGCTATGTGGAATCCAGCATCGCCATCATCTGCTCAGGGGATGTAGGAAGACTGGAGGTGGAAGATAGTGATGGAGAGCATATCGTAAACACCCCTGCAGTCT CTTGTTCCATCATGGAAAACAGCCCCATTGAAAGCA AGCAGAAGCAGCAGACCTCAGACCTCAGTTTACTTACTGTATTGATTGGTGGCTGCG ttcTGTTTGTACAATGA